A window of Adhaeribacter arboris genomic DNA:
TACCCGATAAAAGCGCGCCAAGCCGGAGAGCGCTTTTATTTTGTGCATTAATTACCGTACCTTTGTAGTTAATGCTGCTACACATAAAATTTATTAATAACTTGTACGTTAGCGTTTTTGCGGGCAACCCCGGCATTAGATTTAACATCTATTTATTCATGAAATATATTATTTTTAAAGACAGTTTTTTTAGTCGGCTTCTACCAGCCTTGCTCTTGTGCTTAATGTTGGGTTTTTCTGCCCAGGCCCAGCAGCGCACTTCTAAAGCCGTGGATGGAATTATTGTAAAAGTAGACAATCAGATTATTTTACGCTCCGAGCTCGAAACAGCTCTGGCACAAGTAGCTAGCGAAGGACAATCCGTTACTCCGGAATTACGCTGTAATGTATTACGCTCTTTACTCATGAACAGCTTAATGCTGGCCCGTGCCGAAATTGACTCCGTGGTAGTGGAGGAAGACCAGGTAAACAGCGAACTAGACCGGCGGATGGCTTATTTTGTCCAACAAATTGGCAGCGAAGAAAAGCTGGAAGAATACTACAATAAAAGTCTTCGCCAATTAAAAGATGATTTGCGCCGCCAGGTAAAAGACCAGTTGACGCTACAAAAGATGCAGGCAGAGTTAACCGAAAAAATTACCGTTACGCCAAACGAAGTAAAAAAATATTTTAATAAAATCCCGAAAGACAGTTTGCCTTACTTTTCTACGGAAGTGGAAATCGGACAAATTGTGAAACTAGCTCAAATTGATAAAAAAGAAAAAGATAAAGTACGGGCCCGCCTCGAAGAAATAAAAAAACGCATCCAGAACGGCGAAGATTTTGCCACTTTAGCGAAGGAGTTCTCCGAAGATCCTGTTTCGGCCAAAGATGGGGGGAACTTAGGCTTTTTTAAGAAAAAAGAACTTGTACCCGAATACGAAGCTGCCGCTCTTAAATTGGAGCCCGGTCAGTTATCCGAAGTAGTAGAATCGCAATTTGGCTTTCACCTGATTCAATTAATCGAACGTCGGGGCGAACAGTATAACACCCGCCATATATTATTAAAACCTGGTTCTACGGACCTGGACATGGAGCAAACCGCTCAGGATCTGGAAAAAATCCGGCATCGCATTCAGGCCGACAGCATTACTTTTGCAAAAGCAGCCAAAGACTTTTCGGACGATGCTGCCACTAAAAACAACGGTGGCTTATTAGCTAATCCGCAGGACGGTAGTACCTACATTCCTCTGGATAAAGTAGATCCGGGAATTTTCTTTACCATTGATACCATGAAAGTAGGTAGTATAACCAAACCGTTGCCTTATCGTACCGAAGATGGTAAACAAGCCATGCGTATTCTTTACCTTAAATCGAACATGCCGCCCCACCAAGCCAACTTAAAAGATGATTATCAAAAAATATCAGCGGCTACCTTAAACGAGAAGCGGCAAAATGCGCTTAATACCTGGTTCAACAAAAATAAAAGTACTGTTTTTATTGATATTGACCCAGAGTTTGATGCGTGTAACACTTTGCAATCGATAAACAACTGACGTCCTTCATGAAGCAATTTCCCTCGGATAAAGAAGCAGCCGATGCTTTGGCACAAGCTTACAAAAATCTAACCCGCGAAATTTCAAAAGTAATTATTGGTCAAGACGAAGTAGTACGGCTGGTATTAACGGCCGTGTTTAGTCAAGGCCATTGTTTGTTAGTAGGGGTGC
This region includes:
- a CDS encoding peptidylprolyl isomerase, which encodes MKYIIFKDSFFSRLLPALLLCLMLGFSAQAQQRTSKAVDGIIVKVDNQIILRSELETALAQVASEGQSVTPELRCNVLRSLLMNSLMLARAEIDSVVVEEDQVNSELDRRMAYFVQQIGSEEKLEEYYNKSLRQLKDDLRRQVKDQLTLQKMQAELTEKITVTPNEVKKYFNKIPKDSLPYFSTEVEIGQIVKLAQIDKKEKDKVRARLEEIKKRIQNGEDFATLAKEFSEDPVSAKDGGNLGFFKKKELVPEYEAAALKLEPGQLSEVVESQFGFHLIQLIERRGEQYNTRHILLKPGSTDLDMEQTAQDLEKIRHRIQADSITFAKAAKDFSDDAATKNNGGLLANPQDGSTYIPLDKVDPGIFFTIDTMKVGSITKPLPYRTEDGKQAMRILYLKSNMPPHQANLKDDYQKISAATLNEKRQNALNTWFNKNKSTVFIDIDPEFDACNTLQSINN